The following are encoded in a window of Streptomyces sp. SAT1 genomic DNA:
- a CDS encoding glycosyltransferase, producing the protein MTAGSRGDVAPFTGLGHGLARAGHAVTLVTHGCFEPLVAGSGLDFHALPVDPRAELESTRGRGLHRSATDAGKMLRAVGLVRAALARMTDDLVAAAEKSDVLLLSGSLGPVGHAIAEALGVPSIGTHLQPLSPTREFAPPLLGGGHWGAAANRLAGYGVNLAMERVFSAAVPTVRARLGLPAARHGTARRIRAGLRQPVFHGFSPLVVPRPRDWRPGLRVCGYWWPYDREDGLPAYVRRFLDAGPAPVFVGLGSATVPDPARLSGTIVRALRLAGLRGVVQRGWGGLAATGEDMLTIDEVPHAALFPRMAAVVHHAGAGTTAAGLRAGVPAVPLPVQFDEGFWAERLVSLGVAPRAVPLRGLTANGLAAALARATRNPLHRERAETLGARIREEDGVAPVLRAVDLLAR; encoded by the coding sequence ATGACGGCGGGTTCCCGGGGTGACGTGGCCCCCTTCACCGGGCTGGGGCACGGTCTGGCCCGCGCGGGCCATGCGGTCACCCTGGTCACCCACGGGTGCTTCGAGCCGCTGGTCGCCGGGTCGGGCCTGGACTTCCACGCACTGCCGGTGGATCCGCGGGCCGAACTGGAGTCCACGCGCGGCCGGGGGCTGCACCGCAGCGCGACGGACGCGGGCAAGATGCTGCGCGCCGTCGGCCTGGTCCGCGCGGCGCTCGCCCGGATGACGGACGACCTGGTCGCGGCGGCCGAGAAGAGCGACGTACTGCTGCTGTCCGGGTCGCTGGGGCCGGTCGGGCACGCGATCGCCGAGGCGCTGGGTGTGCCCAGCATCGGCACGCATCTGCAGCCCCTCTCCCCCACCCGGGAGTTCGCCCCTCCGCTGCTCGGCGGCGGCCACTGGGGCGCGGCGGCGAACCGGCTCGCGGGTTACGGGGTGAACCTCGCCATGGAGCGGGTCTTCTCGGCGGCCGTACCCACCGTGCGGGCCCGGCTGGGTCTTCCGGCCGCCCGGCACGGCACCGCCCGCCGTATCCGGGCGGGGCTGCGGCAGCCGGTGTTCCACGGGTTCAGCCCGCTGGTGGTGCCCCGGCCGCGCGACTGGCGGCCCGGTCTGCGGGTGTGCGGCTACTGGTGGCCGTACGACCGCGAGGACGGGCTGCCCGCGTATGTGCGGCGGTTCCTGGACGCGGGGCCCGCACCGGTGTTCGTCGGTCTCGGCAGTGCGACGGTGCCCGACCCGGCCCGGCTGAGCGGGACCATCGTGCGCGCGCTGCGCCTGGCCGGGCTGCGCGGGGTGGTGCAGCGCGGGTGGGGCGGGCTCGCGGCGACCGGCGAGGACATGCTGACCATCGACGAGGTGCCGCACGCGGCGCTGTTCCCGCGGATGGCGGCCGTGGTGCACCACGCGGGCGCGGGCACCACCGCGGCCGGGCTGCGCGCCGGGGTGCCCGCCGTGCCGCTGCCGGTCCAGTTCGACGAGGGCTTCTGGGCCGAACGCCTGGTGTCCCTCGGGGTGGCCCCCCGCGCCGTCCCGCTGCGCGGGCTCACCGCGAACGGCCTCGCCGCGGCCCTCGCGCGGGCCACCCGCAACCCCCTCCACCGGGAGCGCGCCGAGACCCTGGGCGCCCGCATCCGCGAGGAGGACGGCGTCGCGCCCGTGCTGCGGGCGGTCGACCTGCTGGCCCGCTGA
- a CDS encoding bifunctional 5,10-methylenetetrahydrofolate dehydrogenase/5,10-methenyltetrahydrofolate cyclohydrolase, with the protein MSQARLMDGTALARRIVERTAHRAAGLTGRTGVRPCLATVLVGEDPASVTYVRMKRNRCRTANIASRHVELPAATTTAQLVQTLRGLSADPSVHGILLQHPVGDHIDERAAFEAIAPEKDVDGVTFASFATMSFALPGFVSCTPGGIMRLLDAYDVDPAGKRAVVVGRSAILGKPVGMLLLARDATVTYCHSRTRELSSVVREADIVVAAAGRPRLVRGEDVKPGAVVIDAGYNAGNVGDVDFDTAAERASLITPVPGGVGPMTIATLLEQTVDAAARQLGV; encoded by the coding sequence ATGTCCCAGGCCCGTCTCATGGACGGCACCGCCCTCGCCCGCCGCATCGTCGAGCGCACCGCGCACCGGGCCGCCGGACTCACCGGCCGCACGGGTGTACGGCCGTGCCTGGCCACGGTGCTGGTCGGCGAGGATCCCGCCTCGGTCACCTACGTCCGGATGAAGCGGAACCGATGCCGCACGGCGAACATCGCCTCCCGCCACGTGGAGCTGCCCGCCGCGACCACCACCGCGCAGCTCGTGCAGACGCTGCGGGGCCTCTCGGCGGACCCGTCGGTCCACGGCATCCTGTTGCAGCACCCGGTCGGCGACCACATCGACGAGCGGGCCGCGTTCGAGGCGATCGCGCCCGAGAAGGACGTCGACGGCGTCACCTTCGCCTCCTTCGCCACGATGAGCTTCGCCCTGCCCGGGTTCGTCTCCTGCACGCCCGGCGGCATCATGCGGCTGCTGGACGCCTACGACGTCGATCCGGCCGGGAAGCGCGCCGTGGTGGTGGGGCGCAGCGCGATCCTCGGCAAGCCGGTCGGCATGCTGCTGCTGGCCCGGGACGCCACGGTGACGTACTGCCACTCCCGGACCCGGGAGCTGTCGTCCGTGGTCCGCGAGGCCGACATCGTGGTGGCGGCCGCGGGCCGGCCGCGGCTGGTGCGCGGCGAGGACGTCAAGCCGGGTGCGGTCGTGATCGACGCGGGCTACAACGCGGGCAACGTCGGGGACGTGGACTTCGACACCGCGGCGGAGCGCGCCTCGCTGATCACACCGGTGCCGGGCGGGGTGGGCCCGATGACCATCGCCACGCTGCTGGAGCAGACGGTGGACGCGGCCGCCCGGCAGCTCGGGGTGTGA
- a CDS encoding S-(hydroxymethyl)mycothiol dehydrogenase, with the protein MAQEVRGVIAPGKNEPVRVETIVVPDPGPGEAVVRVQACGVCHTDLHYKQGGINDEFPFLLGHEAAGIVESVGDGVTEVAPGDFVVLNWRAVCGRCRACLRGRPWYCFDTHNARQRMTLTDGTELSPALGIGAFAEKTLVAAGQCTKVDPAVSPAVAGLLGCGVMAGIGAAINTGNVGRGDSVAVIGCGGVGDAAIAGARLAGAAKVIAVDIDDRKLETARTMGATHSVNSEDHDPVAAIRDLTGGFGADVVIDAVGRPETYKQAFYARDLAGTVVLVGVPTPEMKLELPLLDVFGRGGALKSSWYGDCLPSRDFPMLVDLHLQGRLPLDKFVSETIRLDEVEQAFERMHRGDVLRSVVVL; encoded by the coding sequence ATGGCGCAGGAAGTGCGCGGCGTGATCGCACCCGGGAAGAACGAACCCGTACGGGTCGAGACCATCGTCGTGCCGGACCCCGGGCCCGGCGAGGCCGTCGTACGGGTCCAGGCCTGCGGCGTGTGCCACACCGACCTGCACTACAAGCAGGGCGGTATCAACGACGAGTTCCCGTTCCTGCTCGGCCACGAGGCCGCGGGCATCGTGGAGTCGGTCGGCGACGGTGTCACCGAGGTGGCCCCCGGCGACTTCGTCGTCCTCAACTGGCGTGCGGTGTGCGGCAGGTGCCGTGCCTGTCTGCGCGGACGGCCCTGGTACTGCTTCGACACGCACAACGCGCGGCAGCGCATGACCCTCACCGACGGCACCGAGCTGTCCCCGGCGCTGGGCATCGGCGCCTTCGCGGAGAAGACGCTCGTGGCCGCCGGGCAGTGCACCAAGGTCGACCCGGCCGTCTCCCCGGCCGTGGCCGGACTGCTGGGCTGCGGGGTGATGGCCGGCATCGGCGCCGCCATCAACACCGGGAACGTCGGCCGCGGCGACAGCGTCGCCGTCATCGGCTGCGGCGGTGTCGGCGACGCGGCGATCGCCGGGGCGCGTCTGGCGGGCGCGGCGAAGGTCATCGCCGTCGACATCGACGACCGCAAGCTGGAGACCGCCCGCACCATGGGCGCCACGCACAGCGTCAACTCCGAGGACCACGACCCGGTCGCCGCGATCCGCGACCTGACCGGCGGCTTCGGCGCCGATGTCGTCATCGACGCGGTCGGCCGCCCCGAGACCTACAAGCAGGCGTTCTACGCCCGCGACCTGGCCGGGACCGTCGTCCTGGTCGGCGTGCCCACCCCGGAGATGAAGCTCGAACTGCCGCTGCTGGACGTCTTCGGACGCGGCGGCGCCCTCAAGTCGAGCTGGTACGGCGACTGCCTGCCCTCGCGCGACTTCCCGATGCTGGTCGACCTGCATCTGCAAGGACGGCTGCCGCTCGACAAGTTCGTGTCCGAGACCATCCGACTCGACGAGGTGGAGCAGGCGTTCGAGCGGATGCACCGCGGCGACGTGCTGCGCTCGGTGGTGGTCCTCTGA
- a CDS encoding MBL fold metallo-hydrolase translates to MAARIERLVTAGQFSLDGGTWDVENNVWIVGDDHEAIVIDAAHDAEAIAAAVGDRRLTAIVCTHAHNDHIDAAPALADLTGAVIWLHRDDLPLWRATHPDREPDEHLVDGQVIETAGADLTVLHTPGHAPGAVCLYDPGLGVVFTGDTLFQGGPGATGRSYSHFPTIIDSIRDRLLTLPPGTKVLTGHGDTTTIGAEAPHLQEWIARGH, encoded by the coding sequence ATGGCCGCGCGCATCGAACGCCTCGTCACCGCCGGGCAGTTCAGCCTGGACGGCGGCACCTGGGACGTCGAGAACAACGTGTGGATCGTCGGCGACGACCACGAGGCGATCGTCATCGACGCCGCCCATGACGCCGAGGCCATCGCCGCCGCCGTGGGCGACCGCCGGCTCACCGCCATCGTCTGCACCCACGCCCACAACGACCACATCGACGCCGCTCCGGCGCTCGCCGACCTCACCGGCGCGGTGATCTGGCTGCACCGCGACGACCTGCCGCTGTGGCGGGCGACCCACCCCGACCGGGAACCGGACGAGCACCTCGTCGACGGCCAGGTGATCGAGACGGCGGGCGCCGACCTCACGGTCCTGCACACCCCCGGTCACGCGCCGGGCGCGGTGTGCCTGTACGACCCCGGGCTCGGCGTCGTCTTCACCGGGGACACCCTCTTCCAGGGCGGCCCCGGTGCCACCGGCCGCTCCTACTCCCACTTCCCGACCATCATCGACTCGATCCGCGACCGTCTGCTGACGCTGCCGCCCGGGACGAAGGTGCTCACCGGGCACGGCGACACCACCACCATCGGCGCGGAGGCCCCGCACCTCCAGGAGTGGATCGCCCGCGGCCACTGA
- a CDS encoding SDR family oxidoreductase, giving the protein MSRPLEGKIALVAGATRGAGRGIAVELGAARATVYVTGRSTRARRSEYDRPETVEDTADLVTAAGGHGIAVPVDHLEPGRVRALIDRVDREQGRLDVLVNDIWGGEHLFEWDTPVWEHDLDNGLRLLRLAVETHLVTSHHALPLLLRRPGGLVVEMTDGTAEYNRDTYRVNLFYDLAKASVLRMAFALGHELGPRGATAVALTPGWLRSELMLDHFGVREDNWRDALADVPHFAISETPRYVGRAVAALAADPDTARWNGRSLSSGALAREYGFTDLDGSRPDAWRYLAEVQDRGRPADTTGYR; this is encoded by the coding sequence ATGTCACGTCCGCTGGAGGGCAAAATCGCGCTGGTCGCGGGCGCGACCCGCGGGGCGGGCCGCGGGATCGCGGTGGAACTCGGCGCCGCGAGGGCCACCGTGTACGTCACCGGCCGCAGCACCCGCGCCCGCCGCTCCGAGTACGACCGCCCCGAGACCGTCGAGGACACCGCCGACCTGGTCACCGCGGCCGGCGGACACGGCATCGCCGTCCCCGTCGATCATCTGGAGCCCGGCCGGGTCCGCGCCCTGATCGACCGCGTCGACCGTGAACAGGGCCGCCTCGACGTGCTCGTCAACGACATCTGGGGCGGCGAGCACCTCTTCGAGTGGGACACCCCGGTGTGGGAGCACGACCTGGACAACGGGCTGCGGCTGCTCCGCCTCGCCGTGGAGACGCACCTCGTCACCAGCCACCACGCGCTGCCGCTGCTGCTGCGCCGGCCCGGCGGCCTGGTCGTGGAGATGACCGACGGCACCGCCGAGTACAACCGGGACACCTACCGGGTCAATCTCTTCTACGACCTCGCCAAGGCGTCCGTGCTGCGCATGGCCTTCGCCCTCGGCCATGAACTCGGGCCGCGCGGCGCCACCGCCGTCGCGCTCACCCCCGGCTGGCTCCGCTCGGAGCTGATGCTCGACCACTTCGGGGTGCGCGAGGACAACTGGCGCGACGCCCTGGCGGACGTCCCGCACTTCGCGATCTCCGAGACCCCCCGCTACGTGGGCCGCGCCGTCGCCGCACTCGCCGCCGACCCGGACACGGCCCGCTGGAACGGCCGGTCCCTGTCCAGCGGCGCCCTCGCCCGCGAGTACGGCTTCACCGACCTGGACGGCAGCCGCCCCGACGCCTGGCGCTACCTCGCCGAGGTCCAGGACAGGGGCCGCCCCGCCGACACCACCGGCTACCGCTGA
- a CDS encoding SDR family NAD(P)-dependent oxidoreductase: protein MTDTRRFEGYGVLVTGAARGIGAATARRLAEEGARVLVTDADGDAAEGTAAGLREKGLDARARPCDVADRDAVEAAVAHAVDAFGSLDVLVTAAAHCSPDTPLFEDDPDEAWARDLDITLHGARRCFRAALPHLAASGRGAIVGIGSVNGLQDFGNHAYSAAKAGLISLARTLAGHAGARGVRVNVVLPGTVRTSAWQGREAALDRLGALYPLGRIGEPDDIAAAVAFLASRDAAWITGTALTVDGGLTAVNTGFHTAVGTPGRTG from the coding sequence ATGACGGACACAAGGCGTTTCGAGGGGTACGGAGTTCTCGTCACCGGCGCGGCGCGCGGCATCGGCGCGGCCACCGCGCGCCGGCTCGCCGAGGAGGGAGCGCGCGTCCTGGTGACCGACGCGGACGGGGACGCGGCCGAGGGGACCGCGGCGGGCCTGCGGGAGAAGGGACTCGACGCACGCGCCCGCCCGTGCGACGTGGCGGACCGGGACGCGGTCGAGGCGGCCGTGGCGCACGCCGTGGACGCGTTCGGCTCGCTCGACGTGCTGGTCACCGCCGCGGCGCACTGCTCCCCGGACACCCCGCTCTTCGAGGACGACCCGGACGAGGCGTGGGCCCGCGACCTCGACATCACCCTGCACGGCGCGCGCCGCTGCTTCCGCGCCGCGCTGCCCCACCTCGCGGCCTCGGGCCGGGGCGCGATCGTCGGCATCGGCTCGGTCAACGGCCTCCAGGACTTCGGCAACCACGCCTACAGCGCGGCCAAGGCGGGCCTGATCTCGCTCGCCCGCACCCTCGCCGGGCACGCGGGCGCGCGCGGGGTGCGGGTCAACGTCGTCCTTCCCGGCACCGTTCGCACCTCGGCCTGGCAGGGCCGTGAGGCCGCGCTCGACCGGCTCGGTGCCCTGTATCCGCTGGGCCGGATCGGCGAGCCCGACGACATCGCCGCCGCCGTCGCCTTCCTCGCCTCCCGCGACGCGGCCTGGATCACCGGCACCGCCCTGACCGTGGACGGCGGCCTGACCGCCGTGAACACGGGCTTCCACACCGCGGTGGGGACACCCGGCCGCACCGGGTGA
- a CDS encoding L,D-transpeptidase family protein produces MRQMGRRGAVVLGVTGLVTPLALALGTAPAQAATSCTASTGPYQKKVEKFLGRPADGRQSAADCKAIKAFQSKHGITPTIGYAGPVTWGVMDLMNKQKAVGKNPNKDGRCPTNKGRIACVNLTLQLSWIQDGKRLVYGPVPVRTGRDKYETRTGLKKIYWRHIDHVSTLYHVKMPYSQFFDGGEAFHSVGVSVWNPPGSHGCVNMTAKDAKKYWSLLKKGDDVFVYGRKPGT; encoded by the coding sequence ATGAGGCAGATGGGCAGACGAGGCGCCGTGGTGCTGGGCGTCACCGGACTGGTGACGCCGCTCGCACTCGCGCTCGGCACGGCACCGGCCCAGGCGGCGACGAGTTGCACGGCGTCGACCGGGCCGTACCAGAAGAAGGTCGAGAAGTTCCTCGGCCGTCCCGCCGACGGCCGGCAGTCGGCCGCCGACTGCAAGGCGATCAAGGCCTTCCAGAGCAAGCACGGCATCACGCCCACGATCGGGTACGCGGGCCCGGTCACCTGGGGCGTGATGGATCTCATGAACAAGCAGAAGGCCGTCGGGAAGAACCCGAACAAGGACGGCAGGTGCCCGACCAACAAGGGCCGCATAGCCTGCGTGAACCTCACGCTCCAGCTCAGCTGGATCCAGGACGGCAAGCGGCTGGTGTACGGCCCCGTGCCGGTGCGCACCGGCCGGGACAAGTACGAGACCCGCACCGGTCTGAAGAAGATCTACTGGCGGCACATCGACCACGTGTCGACGCTGTACCACGTGAAGATGCCCTACAGCCAGTTCTTCGACGGCGGCGAGGCCTTCCACTCCGTCGGCGTGAGCGTGTGGAACCCGCCGGGCTCGCACGGGTGCGTCAACATGACCGCCAAGGACGCCAAGAAGTACTGGTCGCTGCTGAAGAAGGGCGACGACGTCTTCGTCTACGGCCGCAAGCCGGGCACCTGA
- a CDS encoding PPOX class F420-dependent oxidoreductase, with amino-acid sequence MDVDPVARLGAGKYVLITSYRKNGTPVATPVWVVRDGAALGVWTAADSWKVKRIRARADVLVGPCDVRGHPTGDQLPATAEICDRDTTARYRSLIARKYGLIGRLTLLGSRLRRGERGTVGIRVTPAR; translated from the coding sequence ATGGACGTGGATCCGGTGGCACGGCTCGGGGCCGGCAAGTATGTGCTGATCACCAGCTACCGCAAGAACGGTACGCCCGTGGCGACGCCCGTCTGGGTCGTGCGCGACGGCGCCGCGCTCGGCGTGTGGACGGCCGCCGACTCCTGGAAGGTCAAGCGGATCCGCGCCCGCGCCGACGTGCTGGTCGGCCCGTGCGACGTGCGCGGGCACCCGACCGGCGACCAGCTGCCCGCCACCGCGGAGATCTGCGACCGGGACACCACCGCGCGCTATCGGAGTCTCATCGCCCGCAAGTACGGGCTGATCGGCCGCCTCACCCTGCTCGGCAGCAGGCTGCGCAGGGGCGAGCGGGGCACCGTGGGGATCCGGGTGACCCCCGCGCGCTGA
- a CDS encoding alpha/beta hydrolase family protein: protein MIRVRRIGVTAVALLAMAGAAPASAQAAGAAQDRLPSAAGQSAAAGDSGTGLPPGWRVTGSGDARQLEWHTGTPVPMGDARVEFYAGDRLLGLPRPGGDGRTFRLDLNAARTKGLKKLTDLQVRASGRRLDAEDKSGAAQAPGRRGALAAAQPPAPLPAGKVDPGKPGTYRTTTGEYRLKSVRLPGLPAPVEMQAVVVTPQGATGRRPLALFLHGRHAPCYTPHSDEVSGDWPCPAGSLPIPSHRGYLQDQKLLASQGYVTVSIAANGINGQDWQAEDGGAQARSSLVRQHLARWADWAAHPATAPAAVRRGPVADLSRVLLVGHSRGGEGVNRAAMDSLYPPAADQDGYHGRTRWHISGTVLIGPTIFGQNPVADVPSATLLPGCDGDVSDLQGEVYVDGTRGVSRGTALHSAVYVVGADHNFFNTEWTPGKAVAPADDDFYEDPDQRDPVCSPGTATRLTADQQHRAGATYIAAAARLFVAGDDRVRPLLDGSGVRAPSADPARVLTHAVGAGRTGGLLPDGPLTVTGGGARLCSAVDPDASAACLDEDTPGRSPHFAQWDADREAGRRAVALRWSAAGSAVRIRPGSPVSLKGAEQLALRVFVPPNTTGTRLDVAVTDAAGHRAALGTVRADGLPGTERTASYWAREVRVPLAAATRAGLDLRRIASLELTPRTRTGQAWLMDAWGWRPGTPAVRAAALPRVDVGRLTVKEGDSGERTYRVPVRVSGQGSGQVRVYVIDPVTNEAKDRLVTVRPGGHSIDVPVLVRGNTRYSADVANDIVVKAVHGAVVGSHRGGVTALNDDPEPTVTVTPVADRVTEGETLKWRVNLSAVADSDIAAIFVVQPVTDGPELSTKDVDPQWLSDTTGESPDPERPLSSLGMYLWAAIPAGELSTELSVPTVRDQVAEQPERVRIALTGDDGQVHEGLPVVTGTVLDAS from the coding sequence TTGATCCGCGTCCGTCGAATAGGGGTCACCGCCGTGGCGTTGCTCGCCATGGCGGGAGCCGCGCCCGCGTCCGCACAGGCGGCGGGGGCGGCGCAGGACCGACTGCCGTCCGCCGCAGGGCAGTCGGCGGCGGCCGGTGACAGCGGTACCGGGCTCCCGCCCGGCTGGCGCGTCACCGGGTCGGGCGACGCCCGGCAGTTGGAGTGGCACACGGGCACCCCGGTGCCCATGGGCGACGCGCGCGTCGAGTTCTACGCGGGCGACCGCCTGCTGGGCCTGCCGCGGCCCGGCGGTGACGGCCGTACGTTCCGGCTTGACCTGAACGCGGCCCGCACGAAGGGCCTCAAGAAGCTGACGGACCTCCAGGTCCGCGCGTCCGGCCGCAGACTGGACGCCGAGGACAAGTCCGGGGCCGCGCAGGCACCGGGCCGCCGCGGCGCCCTGGCGGCGGCTCAGCCGCCAGCCCCGCTCCCGGCGGGCAAGGTCGACCCGGGCAAGCCGGGCACCTACCGCACCACGACCGGCGAGTACCGGCTCAAGTCGGTCCGGCTGCCCGGCCTTCCGGCCCCGGTGGAGATGCAGGCCGTGGTGGTGACGCCGCAGGGCGCCACCGGCCGCCGCCCGCTCGCGCTGTTCCTGCACGGCCGCCACGCCCCCTGCTACACCCCGCACAGCGACGAGGTGTCCGGCGACTGGCCGTGCCCGGCCGGCTCGCTGCCCATCCCCAGCCACCGCGGCTACCTCCAGGACCAGAAGCTGCTGGCCTCGCAGGGGTACGTGACCGTGTCCATCGCGGCCAACGGCATCAACGGCCAGGACTGGCAGGCCGAGGACGGCGGCGCCCAGGCGCGTTCCTCGCTCGTACGGCAGCACCTGGCCCGCTGGGCGGACTGGGCCGCGCACCCGGCCACGGCACCGGCCGCCGTGCGCCGGGGCCCGGTGGCCGACCTGTCGCGGGTCCTGCTCGTCGGGCACTCGCGCGGCGGCGAGGGCGTCAACCGCGCGGCCATGGACAGCCTGTACCCGCCCGCCGCCGACCAGGACGGCTATCACGGCAGGACCCGCTGGCACATCAGCGGCACCGTGCTGATCGGCCCGACGATCTTCGGCCAGAATCCGGTCGCCGACGTCCCGTCCGCCACGCTGCTGCCCGGCTGCGACGGTGACGTCTCCGACCTCCAGGGCGAGGTGTACGTGGACGGCACCCGCGGGGTCAGCCGCGGCACCGCCCTGCACAGCGCCGTGTACGTGGTCGGCGCCGACCACAACTTCTTCAACACCGAGTGGACGCCGGGCAAGGCCGTGGCGCCCGCCGACGACGACTTCTACGAGGACCCGGACCAGCGCGACCCGGTCTGCTCCCCCGGGACCGCCACCCGGCTGACCGCGGACCAGCAGCACCGGGCCGGCGCCACCTACATCGCCGCCGCCGCGCGGCTGTTCGTCGCCGGGGACGACCGGGTGCGTCCGCTGCTGGACGGCTCCGGTGTCCGGGCGCCCTCCGCCGACCCGGCGCGGGTGCTCACCCACGCGGTCGGCGCCGGCCGCACCGGCGGTCTGCTGCCCGACGGCCCGCTCACCGTGACCGGCGGCGGCGCCCGGCTGTGCTCGGCGGTGGACCCCGACGCGTCCGCCGCCTGCCTCGACGAGGACACTCCCGGCCGCTCGCCGCACTTCGCGCAGTGGGACGCGGACCGGGAGGCGGGCCGCCGCGCGGTCGCGCTGCGCTGGTCCGCCGCCGGTTCGGCGGTACGGATCCGGCCCGGCTCCCCGGTGTCCCTGAAGGGCGCCGAACAGCTCGCGCTGCGCGTGTTCGTCCCGCCGAACACCACCGGCACCCGGCTCGACGTGGCCGTCACCGACGCCGCCGGACACCGCGCGGCCCTCGGCACGGTCCGTGCCGACGGTCTGCCGGGCACCGAGCGCACCGCCTCCTACTGGGCGCGCGAGGTGCGCGTCCCGCTGGCCGCCGCCACCCGCGCCGGGCTCGATCTGCGGCGGATCGCGTCGCTGGAGCTGACCCCCCGCACGCGTACCGGGCAGGCCTGGCTCATGGACGCCTGGGGCTGGCGTCCGGGCACCCCGGCGGTGCGGGCCGCCGCGCTGCCCCGCGTGGACGTCGGCCGGCTGACGGTCAAGGAGGGCGACTCGGGCGAGCGCACCTACCGGGTGCCCGTGCGGGTGTCCGGGCAGGGCAGCGGCCAGGTCCGGGTGTACGTCATCGACCCGGTGACGAACGAGGCGAAGGACCGGCTGGTGACGGTGCGGCCGGGCGGGCACTCGATCGACGTGCCGGTCCTGGTGCGGGGCAACACCCGCTACAGCGCGGACGTGGCGAACGACATCGTCGTCAAGGCGGTGCACGGCGCGGTGGTCGGCTCGCACCGGGGCGGGGTGACCGCCCTGAACGACGACCCGGAGCCGACGGTCACGGTGACGCCCGTCGCCGACCGGGTCACCGAGGGCGAGACGCTGAAGTGGCGGGTGAACCTGTCCGCGGTCGCCGACTCGGACATCGCGGCCATCTTCGTCGTGCAGCCCGTCACGGACGGCCCGGAGCTGTCCACCAAGGACGTCGACCCGCAGTGGCTGTCGGACACCACCGGTGAGTCGCCCGACCCCGAGCGTCCGCTGTCCTCCCTGGGCATGTACCTGTGGGCCGCGATCCCGGCGGGCGAGCTGAGCACCGAGCTGAGCGTCCCCACCGTCCGCGACCAGGTGGCGGAGCAGCCCGAGCGGGTCCGCATCGCGCTGACCGGCGACGACGGGCAGGTGCACGAGGGCCTGCCGGTGGTGACGGGAACCGTCCTCGACGCCTCGTAG